TGTAAGAAATTAGGGCTAAGTGGCTTTTATGAGTTTAAAATGAAATTGATAGAAGAAATATCATTGTTTGAAAAGGAAAAAGTTGTATTTAAAAGCACTGATATTGATAAAAATAATGACACGAATAAAATAATAGAAAAATTAAATAATTTAAGCATTGAATCTTTAAAAGAAACTAAATTATTACAAAATGTAGAATTAATTGAAAAAGTTTCAAAATTAATAAAAGATAAGGGAGTGTTAGATTTTTATGGTATGGGAGCCTCATATATTGTCTGTATAGATGCACAGTACAAATTTATGAGAGCTGGTAAAGTAACTACAGCTTTTGAAGCGACAGATAGACAATATGTTCAAGCTTGTAATAGTGATGATAATCATTTAGCAATCTTAATTTCATATTCAGGTATGACAAAAGAAATTATTAAAATAGCTGAAATTTTAAATAAAAAAGGAATTGAAACAGTATCAATAACAAAATATACTGAAAATACTGTAGCAAATTTATGTAAGTATAACTTATATGTCACATCAAAAGAAAGTTTAAAAAGAAGTGCAGCGATATATTCAAGAATATCAATGTTAAATATGATAGATGTACTTTATTTAAAATTTTCAAATGATAATTATGAAGAAGTTAAA
Above is a genomic segment from Sneathia sanguinegens containing:
- a CDS encoding MurR/RpiR family transcriptional regulator, which encodes MSLLIKIRESKNFTENENVVAKYIFENYRKIYEMTVKNISENTFTSIACVTRMCKKLGLSGFYEFKMKLIEEISLFEKEKVVFKSTDIDKNNDTNKIIEKLNNLSIESLKETKLLQNVELIEKVSKLIKDKGVLDFYGMGASYIVCIDAQYKFMRAGKVTTAFEATDRQYVQACNSDDNHLAILISYSGMTKEIIKIAEILNKKGIETVSITKYTENTVANLCKYNLYVTSKESLKRSAAIYSRISMLNMIDVLYLKFSNDNYEEVKKKIIENSIEKEK